Proteins encoded by one window of Aphidius gifuensis isolate YNYX2018 linkage group LG2, ASM1490517v1, whole genome shotgun sequence:
- the LOC122850579 gene encoding SET and MYND domain-containing protein 4-like, which yields MDFINLPIDAINIANRQYSQKTTFKDKFSEIWNSLAPYLHINHDKIDKTVSQSMIWREVGNKEYTTAKNKDYLRKSIEAYTKSIAFAPAGSEELSLAYANRSAVLFRARLYEDCLLDIERSLKLDYPDRLKTKLFLRQSLCLKALKPSSHIESEISMANAMQWQPDLKKYNPTYDLTKEYTKMIKELKEPREIIKYIPEIKNDNAIIVGASDAIELKKTNDNNQHIVATRNIKSGEFIYISEPFAATPSDDLRFTNCWHCCRQTWAGIPCDNCSAIIYCSDICKKKAWNSYHNIECLVSEQLSKFDKPISNHSSTFTVDTDVDWSTVMLPFWEILKPSCDPNVNWTHVGSNVGYYACKPIKQGEPVPTDVFK from the exons ATGGATTTTATTAACCTTCCCATTGATGCTATAAACATTGCTAATCGACAATACtcacaaaaaacaacatttaaagataaattttcagAGATATGGAATTCTTTAGCTCCATATCTTCACAtaaatcatgataaaattgataaaacagtTAGTCAATCAATGATCTGGAGAGAAGTTGGTAACAAAGAATATACTActgcaaaaaataaagattatttaCGCAAATCAATTGAAGCGTACACCAAGAGTATTGCTTTTGCACCAGCTGGATCCGAAGAATTGTCATTGGCTTATGCTAATCGTTCAGCTGTATTGTTCAGGGCAAGACTCTATGAAGATTGTCTTCTTGACATTGAACGTTCATTAAAATTAGACTATCCAGATAGattgaaaacaaaattatttttacgtcaATCATTGTGTTTGAAAGCATTGAAACCAAGCTCACATATTGAATCAGAGATTTCAATGGCTAATGCAATGCAATGGCAACctgacttgaaaaaatataatccaaCATACGACCTCACCAAAGAGTATACGAAGATGATAAAAGAACTTAAAGAACCacgtgaaattattaaatatataccagaaataaaaaatgataatgcaaTAATAGTTGGTGCATCTGAtgcaattgaattgaaaaaaacaaatgataataatcaacatattgTTGCAACAAGAAACATCAAATctggtgaatttatttacatttctgAACCATTTGCAGCAACTCCTAGTGATGATTTACGTTTTACTAATTGTTGGCATTGTTGTCGTCAAACTTGGGCTGGTATACCATGTGATAATTGTTCAGCTATCATATATTGTTCcgatatatgtaaaaaaaaagcatggaaTAGTTATCACAATATTGAATGTTTAGTATCAGAACAACTTTCAAAGTTTGACAAACCTATATCAAACCATTCATCAAca TTTACAGTTGATACTGATGTTGATTGGTCAACGGTCATGTTACCATTTTGGGAGATATTAAAACCAAGCTGTGATCCGAATGTCAATTGGACTCATGTGGGTTCAAATGTTGGATATTATGCTTGTAAACCAATCAAGCAAGGAGAACCGGTACCTActgatgtttttaaataa